A single window of Candidatus Dormiibacterota bacterium DNA harbors:
- a CDS encoding M20 family metallopeptidase, which translates to MDDTPMQRPDRTAMLAALERLVRAESPSSDKARCDGCADEVTELFRQRTGVTAHRHRRPNAGDHLEIRVGDGAQPIVVLCHHDTVWQEGTLARLPYRIDGDRVTGPGSYDMKAGIVQTAFALEHARPKRPVVVLSTSDEEIGSASSRALIEETARQAIAVLVLEPAASGGAIKTARKGIADFVLEVGGRAAHAGVEPEKGISAIEELAHQVLALKALAHAASGTTVNVGVVHGGTRPNVVAAQARAEIDVRFTRASEAERIVAAIQGLRPRLKGAQLHITGGVDRPPMERGPGVIRLAQLAQRLAGDVGFSLTETSTGGASDGNFTAAMGVPTLDGLGPDGGGAHADSEHLLVESWLERTQLLRLLIEAL; encoded by the coding sequence ATGGACGACACCCCGATGCAAAGGCCCGACCGGACCGCCATGCTCGCCGCCCTGGAACGCCTCGTCCGGGCGGAGTCCCCCTCATCCGACAAGGCGCGCTGCGATGGTTGTGCGGATGAGGTGACCGAGCTCTTCCGGCAGCGCACGGGCGTCACCGCCCACCGGCACCGGCGCCCGAACGCCGGCGACCACCTGGAGATCAGGGTTGGTGACGGCGCCCAGCCGATCGTTGTGCTGTGTCATCACGACACCGTGTGGCAGGAGGGTACGCTGGCACGCCTGCCGTATCGGATCGACGGCGATCGCGTCACCGGCCCGGGGAGCTACGACATGAAGGCCGGCATCGTCCAGACCGCCTTTGCCCTCGAGCATGCGCGGCCCAAACGGCCGGTCGTCGTGCTGTCGACCTCGGATGAGGAGATCGGCAGCGCGAGCTCGCGGGCGTTGATCGAGGAAACCGCGCGCCAGGCAATCGCCGTGCTGGTCCTGGAGCCGGCCGCTAGCGGCGGCGCGATCAAAACCGCCCGCAAGGGCATCGCGGATTTCGTGCTCGAGGTCGGCGGCCGGGCCGCCCACGCCGGGGTCGAGCCGGAGAAGGGCATCAGCGCAATCGAGGAGCTCGCCCACCAGGTGCTGGCCCTCAAAGCCCTCGCGCACGCAGCCAGCGGCACGACGGTCAATGTCGGAGTGGTGCACGGTGGAACCCGGCCCAACGTCGTGGCAGCACAGGCACGGGCGGAGATCGACGTGCGGTTCACGCGCGCCTCGGAGGCGGAGCGCATCGTCGCCGCCATCCAGGGGTTGCGGCCGCGTCTTAAGGGAGCGCAGCTGCACATCACCGGGGGCGTCGACCGTCCCCCGATGGAGCGCGGCCCGGGCGTCATCCGGCTGGCGCAACTGGCGCAGCGCCTGGCGGGTGATGTCGGCTTCTCCCTGACCGAGACCAGTACCGGCGGTGCGAGTGACGGCAACTTCACGGCCGCCATGGGCGTGCCCACGCTCGATGGCCTGGGACCGGATGGCGGCGGCGCACACGCTGACTCCGAACACCTGCTGGTGGAGAGCTGGCTGGAGCGCACCCAGTTGCTGCGGCTCCTGATCGAAGCCCTGTAG